One Sphingomonas sp. LHG3406-1 genomic window carries:
- a CDS encoding ATP-binding protein gives MASLVPLLLFLIFEFGYTAREQRKAIEGRALARSETVILKADGEIRRLSTVLDALASSGVLKQSEWQAFRARAAEIVGLNPDVERIEVRDRRTGELLVADGSDPGRIERIAVASTAERARFVGYAVSPTCHCLVLERGSATAEGRPLVLTLYSQSAIFVNMMPPRDAFEVSALVGPQGRFIARTLDHEGRFSSLSSTYVRQAITEGNPNGIYAGRTLEGFENYTAFTRSKLTGWSAHLALGSQYLDRPSRRYLVSLGTAALLSLFLAGLLVAFALRQIREARLFSERMQQAQKLEALGQLTGGLAHDFNNLLTPVIGVLDQLQRREGLDARGRKLAAGALASAQRAARLTQQLLAFSRRQRLAIGPVDVDAMLEQLAEMVARTIGPKHHFAIEKVGDVRCVRSDPTQLELALLNLAINARDASPDGGRLWLRIERKGEKVHFAFGDEGIGMDAETKRRAFEPFFTTKGTGRGTGLGLAQVFGLAEQSGGTVEIDSEPGAGTVVTLRLPACHETDLVKTVPTARPAAMETSRPLRLLVVDDEPDVRAVMAQTLADAGHAVDAVANGTSALAAVGAEPFDLVISDYAMPLMSGAELIIEARHVRPEMPFLLVTGFADSDVLSRTCPATPILPKPFTADQLHAAVLDAVSQTGG, from the coding sequence GTGGCCAGTCTCGTGCCCTTGCTCCTGTTCCTCATTTTCGAGTTCGGCTACACGGCGCGCGAGCAGCGCAAGGCCATCGAAGGGCGGGCACTGGCTCGTAGTGAGACGGTCATCCTCAAGGCGGATGGCGAAATCCGCCGCCTGTCGACCGTGCTCGATGCGCTGGCTTCGTCCGGCGTGCTCAAGCAGAGTGAATGGCAAGCCTTTCGCGCCCGTGCTGCGGAGATCGTGGGGCTGAATCCCGATGTCGAGCGAATCGAGGTGCGCGACCGGCGGACCGGCGAACTGCTGGTCGCCGACGGCTCGGATCCCGGACGGATCGAGCGTATCGCCGTTGCATCAACGGCCGAGCGGGCGCGCTTCGTTGGCTATGCGGTTTCGCCCACTTGTCACTGCCTGGTTCTCGAGCGCGGCTCAGCGACGGCTGAAGGGCGGCCGCTTGTTCTCACGCTCTATTCCCAATCGGCTATTTTCGTGAACATGATGCCGCCCCGCGATGCCTTCGAAGTGTCGGCGCTGGTCGGACCTCAGGGACGCTTCATCGCCCGTACCCTCGATCATGAAGGGCGTTTCTCGTCCTTGTCGTCGACCTATGTCCGTCAGGCGATCACGGAGGGCAACCCGAACGGCATCTATGCCGGACGGACGCTCGAGGGATTCGAAAACTACACGGCCTTTACCCGATCGAAGCTGACCGGCTGGAGCGCTCATCTTGCGCTCGGTTCACAATATCTTGATCGACCGTCGCGGCGCTACCTCGTGTCGCTCGGCACGGCGGCGCTCCTGTCCCTGTTCCTGGCGGGGCTGCTGGTGGCTTTCGCCCTCCGCCAGATCCGCGAGGCCCGGTTGTTCTCGGAACGCATGCAGCAGGCGCAGAAGCTGGAGGCGCTGGGGCAGCTTACCGGCGGACTAGCGCACGACTTCAACAATCTGCTGACCCCGGTGATCGGAGTGCTCGACCAGTTGCAGCGACGCGAAGGCTTGGACGCGCGGGGCCGGAAGCTGGCCGCCGGTGCACTCGCATCGGCGCAGCGGGCGGCGCGGCTGACGCAGCAGCTGCTCGCCTTCTCGCGCAGGCAGCGGCTGGCGATCGGCCCGGTCGACGTGGATGCGATGCTGGAGCAGCTGGCGGAGATGGTCGCGCGGACGATCGGGCCCAAGCACCATTTCGCGATCGAGAAGGTGGGCGACGTCCGCTGCGTGCGGAGCGATCCGACGCAGCTCGAGCTGGCTTTGCTCAACCTGGCGATCAATGCCCGCGACGCCTCGCCCGATGGCGGCCGTTTGTGGCTGCGGATCGAGCGCAAAGGAGAGAAGGTCCATTTCGCTTTCGGAGACGAGGGAATCGGCATGGATGCCGAGACAAAGCGGCGTGCGTTCGAACCATTCTTCACCACCAAGGGCACCGGTCGCGGCACGGGGCTGGGCCTGGCCCAGGTGTTCGGACTCGCGGAGCAGTCGGGCGGAACGGTCGAGATCGACAGTGAGCCGGGGGCAGGAACGGTGGTCACCCTTCGGCTGCCTGCCTGCCACGAGACTGACCTTGTGAAGACCGTGCCTACCGCTCGCCCGGCGGCGATGGAGACGAGCAGGCCGCTACGCTTGCTGGTGGTGGACGACGAGCCGGACGTGCGCGCCGTCATGGCGCAGACGCTGGCCGACGCCGGCCATGCGGTCGATGCGGTCGCCAATGGCACGAGCGCCCTTGCCGCGGTCGGCGCCGAACCATTCGACCTGGTGATCAGCGATTATGCGATGCCGCTGATGAGCGGCGCCGAGCTGATCATCGAAGCGCGGCATGTTCGGCCGGAGATGCCCTTCCTGCTCGTCACGGGGTTCGCCGACAGCGACGTGCTGTCGCGTACATGCCCTGCAACTCCGATCCTGCCCAAACCTTTCACCGCCGACCAGCTGCACGCGGCCGTTCTCGACGCGGTCAGCCAGACGGGAGGCTGA